Genomic window (Corticium candelabrum chromosome 3, ooCorCand1.1, whole genome shotgun sequence):
actgggtctgagtaacagctggactagatacctgaatggtttccgcacaagctggtattttgggccgcaatcagaaccatgttctgttgtgtatcacgACGATTCACCTGCGAAACTGTTAGCACGTAcaaggttcctcccatcacgtccacaaattcgaggtacGTACACGAATCgatcttttgttggatcatgaaaatgccctgacgttagttaagcaattatcgagtaccttggtaaagttttgagcctagttACATTGACTTGTAACGTGCTAGAGAAGcgcattatgtgcatggagcgaacgtgtaattccagtccagtaaacacctgaatatcttcactcatactagatctagacatcattAATCCACTTACAATCTAACTgtttcactgctactacatctggccacaacagggtatgaaatgagaacgaacaaagtaggtgcaatgtcaatatcagcgacattcgtaatccagacagaatttgactgtcttcactgctactagatctgacaacaataagacacaaattgaaaacctacaaactcacctaggataggcggaaggtcaaaactaccttgtctgatatcaataatcagctcaaccagcaacacaaaaagatgctagaaccacagtttacagttcagacgttcatctaaacatgattgatcgtctcctgtattgtatcgtagacagaacacttggtttctgcaaaatttgaaaggcacgacgccattttagacagaggtgatacaccacagaacatggctttgattgcggcccaaaataccagcttgtgaggcaaccattcaggtatctagtccagctgttactcagactcAGTCACTTTCTGTAACAGAGAAaaagtgtccacaattaggatacacccctcgtccaggctgtttacagacgttatcccgtatattgtgctagtgcgctagctgacgttgtgcgattctagtcgtacaggcacagtactgtaccgttacgaagcctagacattgctgcgtatatcggacatgtttcactgtctcttcgtgcaggctaccagataaaacagcgattgtaactcaaattaccggggagtgtccacaattaggtacatcTACCCCTACCCCATACACACGAGCTCTCCTAACTATTGTAGGCCCAGCGCGTGCTggcatagtctcgcgtagccagaccgtttcTAAATACTTCCCCCGACTAAAATTTAGTGCTGGCACCAGAGCCCTATATAGAGCTCTCTAGAGGTCTCTGGCTGGCACGGGTCAGGGCTGAATGCaatcgtcgtgtgaatgcgggCCGAGGCGGGCCGAGGCGGGCCGAGCCGTGCTGGCCTGGCCCACCACAACTTGACGGGCCAGCACGGGTTGGCCCAGGTCAGCGCGGCTTCAAATCTTCGTGTGAATGCGGGTCAAGCCAGGCTGACGGCCACGCATGCTCACTAGATACGAAAAGGGCGTGGTCAGAGCACGAAACCTTGTGTACCTCATTGAAGTGTGGGGCGAGGACAGCATCCGGGTTCAAATTGAAGGCTGTGCTAGAAACAGGGAAGTTTACGTCAAATTAGCGGAACAAATGAAGGAAGAGGGATGCGAACGGGCGTTGCAGTGTTTCTACAGACAACGTAGCTAGCGTGCGCACCAAGGAACACGCCTTACGATCTCGGCTGGCTCGCTTTTCTCTACACGTCGTGTGAACAAGAGCTGGCTCGCTTTACTAGCCCgggctggctcggctcggctcggcccAGTTTGGAACTGCGCTCGTGTGAATTGGGTAGTAATTAGATACGGCGCTCACGTTGCAGTCACAAAGCGATCTAACTTGAACTTTTAGTAGCGCAATCAAAGGAGTCACCACAATAACTAATTAGTGACTGTCCCTCTGATATCGATCGTTTTCTCTTTTGCAAGAAATCAAACACAAGCGGTACGATAGCGTAGCACAGCGACTTGCCACCGCCGGTGGGAAAGGACACAAAAACGTCTCTACCCACTACAAAGTGTTTCACTACCTGTTCCTGTAAAGGTCGAAGCTCGAGGTACCCCATGGACTTAGTTGCAAACAGAATGGCAAATGAAATCGACTCTTCATCGTACGACATTCTAGCGATTGAAGCCATGAAGTCCCGGACGTGGTTAAGCTACGCCCATAACTGCGGTTCTGCAACATGATTGGTCACGTCAAGATTCTGGCGTCGCCAACAAAATCCGGCCACTGTGTCTCGACGTACTACACCCGTCACGACGTCTACACCCCTCCCCCCGCGCGCAAACGTCCGTACTACACATCCCTCCTACGAGCGCAAACGTCATTATCAGCCCACATTACAACTAAACACAATATGTCCCTTCTAGCATTTGAGGAATGCGGTTCTTCGAACTTCCCCGAAGAAGCCAGTCAATGCAAACGACTATTTTAGGAGCAGACACGTCACTTAGATCCCGCAGTCTCATACGACAACACGAGGACTGGACACACATCTAAAATTCTAGCAACACGACTTCACTCACTTGCAAGCTCCACCTTACGAGTCGGACCAGAGCGAGACACAAGTCCAAGAATAGGATCATTTACTTGTATAGTGCACTGCCATTCGCCTTCGTATTTCTTACTGAATCTGTCAATCTTGAGTTTTAGTGTCTCGGGTTCAATCATGACCAGAGAATCACCCCTAAACTTCTGTAACGCATTTCCAAAAAAGCTTTCGTCAAACGATCTAATTTGATACACAGGAAAGACGCTATCATTCCGCTTGCACCATAACGCAACACTTGTATTCTCCACCACGACGTAGCTAATAGGGTAGACAGTCCATCCACCACTCAGTGTAacattctcatacagatttaGTGTCTGACCGCCTGCATACaaaaacaactaaaactacGAGGAGACAACCACGAAAGCACGCAATCGCGCCCGCTTTCTTGCTGCGACACCCGACCTGCCGACACAAAACAGTGCCGAGGTGAGAGCGACTGCGCTTTCTCTACAGCACTCTACGCTTACCTGACAGCGACACTAAAGTCAAACACGTCAGTACTCGCAACACAATCATGACGGTGACGGTAAAGCAGGCGAAGACACTTTCTAGTCTAGTCCTTGTGCGGAAACTCGTAAGAAGCTTCTTTGCTAGGAACTTCGTTTCACCCCTCCGGTATACCAAGGTTTGTCGATGACATCTGGTAGAGCTGGTGTGACTACTAAATAATTTTGATGTCGGCAGTCTGAGAAGTGTTCGACGTTTCCGGTGTAACGCATTAACAAAAGTTGTAGGTTTGGCTTCGTGTATACCCAGACCGTATTCGTTGTGTTGTTAAAGCAATTCTATTGTTATGTACAGGTAATTCGACTTCGCAACGACTGATCTGAAATCGTCTCATCATGAGGTTTTGACTGATGTAATTATCAACTCGCTAGCTTCACGTTTTGGACATATCCGGGTTTCTTTCACGACGTTAGCTACAGCGCACGTAGTAGAAATGTGCCCGGACTTAGCTGACTCAACATGATGAAGATGACTCAACACGTGGGTGTAAATGAATGAACCGGATAAGAATGACTCGACCCGGCTCAACACGTgggtttaattaaatgaccGAGAATGACTCAACCTGCATGGATGCGCCTGACACGGAAGTAGAATGTTGCAGGATGTAGTGAAGTAGTGGTTTCGCAGCAGCAGTCGACAGTAGTATCTAGATAATAGTAATAAAAAGCGCATTGATTCTGACACACGATCTGGGTCGGTTGTGAgtatactactactagtactactactactactatactACTAGAGTttatcattgttgttgtcgCGTTGCCTTCTCTGTACACAACACCGTCAAGCAGTCAGTAAAGGTTGTCACATAATGTCGGATACGGACTCTGAAAGACTGGAGGAAACTGCTTTCGAAGTGGCTTCTTCTGTATCTCTTGCTTCAAGCTCAAAGGTGGTTTGTCTTGACTGGAATTATTGTCTCTGTCATACTGTTGAAAGTGCATCATCTAATCCCATTATACAATTTTCGCATCGCAGTTGGGAAAAACTACACGAAGTATCACGTGTAAGAGGAGATGTCGATCCCACGTACGATTTTTTTTGTCTAGAAAACGCAGTTCTTCAGACGATCCTCCTAGAGGAGGCTACCACCGTCGGTGTTACCAAGACTACACACGAGCAAACTAATGTATTGCGTCTTCTCCGTCGCAAGCTAGCAGAGTCCTCAGCATTGAAAGAGGCGATACCTTCGTCGGCTCAATCTCGCAGTGACAACACAAGACACGTTCGAAGCGCTTTTCCAGTTACCGACTACAAGTTTTGTATTATTTGTCAAAAaataccagcaaacaaaaatgaacGAAACGTCGTCTCGTTTCCTGTGAATTGGACACCGGTGCCCAATCGCCTTACAAAGGCCGCTCAACTACACAAAGATGAACGTTTGCTATTAGCATTACAAGGAGATATCTAGGCCAATGAGGTTAAATACCATGCACCGATCTTGCTACGTCTGTTTTACAAAAATAACTCGTTAGGCGGTTCCTGCTGACGACGATGGTGATGCTTGCACATCAAAGTCGGAAGACGAAATTACGGGAGCCGACACCGAGGCATCTAGTGTAGTGACCAGCATCGTGCAAACACGCATACTAGAGCGTCGACAGGTTATTCGTACAAAGATATTGCGAGGTGTATTTTCAAGAGCAATCTCGAATCCTACATATTGGACAGAAAAACTGAAAAGACTGTTGAGACCGCGCTTTGGAGAACGTTTGTCGTTTTGGTGCACAAAAAATTAGACCGAAGGAGAGGTGGTATATGCGTCAGACCTTAGAACTGGAGTAGTGCTTCAAGCTCTCCTAGAGTCGTCTTCGGTATCTGGAAACTATAATCTGGAGCATCCTCGGTTTCTCAGCTTCGCTTGCTGTTACACACTCTGTCACACCATCTGCGGAATTGTATCACGCAGCCATGAATCTGCGTTCATCTGTGCTCAATCTAAAAACGAAATGCCTTGGCTACCCAGGGCCGTTGACGTCACAGAAGAGGACATTAGAATTCCTAGCGATTTGTACAATTTTCTAGCGTGGATTCTCGGTGGATGGGAAACCGCGTTTGATTTTTACGTCGAACATTCATCCCGAGTGGAGACTGATGCACGTATTCATCGATTAGTAATGTCTTTTGCTTAGGTGTAGTTTATGTAACACACAACGGTCGAGTCAAAGCGCTATATCATATCGCTTTATCCACTGCAATTCGTCATCTCATGAGAAACACGACAATTCTCTCTCTGATGAACAAGTTCGGGCATTGTATTTCGCGCGCACAGCTGGACGAAGTTGATAAGGGAGTAGCAAAACAACTACTTGAGGAGAGAGAGTTTATGTCATACATTCCCAGTAACATTCAGCTTGGTCGACCTGCAGTCTTTTGCTTCAACAATAATGATATCCTAGAAGAGACGTTGTCTGGAAAGAGTTCCACCCACTGTACTAATGGTATACTAGTGCAGCGTAGTGCAAGTATCGCTGTCATTGTGGAACCGCGTAGCTTGTGGAACCGGATAATGTCAGAGGATGGAATTCGAACGTACTGGTTTCGTGAACCAGCTCTTACATATGATCACAAAGAAGCTGACACGAGAATGTTTGTTCATGCCAAACATGCATATTCGACGGAAGGTGGTCAAGCGCAGACTGTCGTGATATCATCGCCAGACACTGATGTCGCAGTCATTGAAATTTACATTCATTCTCTATTGATGCCAGATTATTGTGGTCGACTGATACCAAAGAACGTAAACGAATTATTGATTTAGGAGCAATTGCAAACAGCTTAGGTTAATTGAGATCTTGTGCGTTTTCTGGGTGCTATACTACGTCATGTTTTGGAGGGAAAGGTAAACGAGCCACTTTCCACCTCctacaacaaaaaaattgGATTCTGTTTGGATGGCAGTGTATGGCCTAGGAAACTCATTGCCCTGCCGTGACGACGATACAGAACGGTGTAAGGCGTCGATATGCCATTTGTACAAACTACTAATGTACATGTCCATGTTTTGATTCCGGTTTGGGATTCACGGATGTTTGCGGGTGTTGCAATTGCAAAAACATACGCAAGGAAGAGTCCAACACTATAGGATAAGAGAAAGCTAACTCCACCTCCGCAAAGTTGTACGATACAGCACTACCTTCTGACTTTGATGAAGATGATTCGGAATCTGATTCAGACTCTGATATTGAGTGACCACAATACTTTTATAGATTAATCgcagtgtttaattaagttaaacgaTGTAGTACACTTGCTGCAGTAGTTATTTTAGCGTATTTTAACGTTGCGCAACGAGTTCATAtacttatcacttaattaataaacaacatTAGCTAAATCAAGAAAAACGCTGTAAAGCCCAAATTGCGCTCTTTTTACGACGGTCTGGTGTCCAAGGCTTTACTAACGGAAATTGATATGCTCTAGTGCAGGTGTCGCACATTTCTGACGCTGCCAACATTTAAAATATCCATGTACTACAACATCCCTTTACATCCGTAATAGAAAACCTTGGTATACCCGGGGGGGgatgaaatgaaatgacaCGCTACGAACTTCCGCACAAGGACTAACGGCTGAAATGTTGACATGAGGTAACGACagtttaattttaataaattagaatacGTCACcagtagcctcggcctcccagacccgtgtagcgccaattcaACCGTCAACGCTCTTGagtcggcgctacacgggtctgggaggccaaggCTTCACGGTTACTGTGGTTTCTCTCATAGAACCTCGTTCCCCACCTTTTCCCCGCATATCCCACTCGTGACATTCTCGACGTACGTTTAGCACTGGTTCCATTCAGTTTCGTCTGCTATTGTTCACAAAAGTGTGTTCTGGGTATTGCTAAGCTCCCGGATGTGGGTATAGCTAGCTAGCATCGTGTAttgccccagacgcagtgtggattgcagccccggatgcgctgccatcaccactacgtctggtatggtaccgcctttctgggcgggagtaagtatgtaatcaaattcttcagcgtGTGTCATACTAATAAtgttactagtaaatgaagctgtgtttacaccgtcgcttcacagctacgagcgtgtgtgtgtgcgtgcgtgtgtgtttgcttgtagtgtgtgtgtgtgtgcgtgtgtgtgtgtgtgtgtgtgtgtgtgtgtgtgtgtgtgtgtgtgtgtgtgtgggacgtgtgtatttattataaatattaatgtaaatttattaatttttgtctaattattgtcattattattatttattcattagcttgttgcttgaatgtataattctttgaaaacacaaggatgcgtcgatgtgattaaaaataattaactaaatatcatcaatttccacactacacttcgaattcagcacaagtgacagacgtgacgttgtgtgtgtgtgtgtgtgtgtgtgtgtgtgtgtgtgtgtgtgtgtgtgtgtgtgtgtgtgtgtgtgtgtgtatttattgtaaatatcaatgtatattaaattttgttaaattattgtcattattgttaattaatcatattaattattagcttaattgatgctagaatgtaaacggcaattctttgaaaacgcctggatttatcaatgtgattaaagataattaactaaataccatcaatgtcccacactacttcgaattcacacagctacgcaactcttgcaaggcgcgggcttgttatctacgttatgtctcaattctgcatgtatagcgctct
Coding sequences:
- the LOC134177518 gene encoding uncharacterized protein LOC134177518: MIVLRVLTCLTLVSLSGGQTLNLYENVTLSGGWTVYPISYVVVENTSVALWCKRNDSVFPVYQIRSFDESFFGNALQKFRGDSLVMIEPETLKLKIDRFSKKYEGEWQCTIQVNDPILGLVSRSGPTRKVELAIAPTISQFTAPNTNLSDSVTITCESPEAKPDPSYLFIRRQKTGEILKNASLTKTVSYTIDKVKETDAGEYECVGENKAGLRSGTVYFTVQSE